A region of Scleropages formosus chromosome 2, fSclFor1.1, whole genome shotgun sequence DNA encodes the following proteins:
- the LOC108931584 gene encoding nicotinamide phosphoribosyltransferase-like, translated as MEHRHADFNILLATDSYKVTHYKQYPPNTSKVYSYFECREKKTDSTKDKKVKYDKTVFYGLQYILHKYLKGKVVTPEKIQEAKKVYREHFQDDVFNESGWNYILQEYDGHLPIEIKAVPEGSVIPRGNVLFTVESTDPKCYWLTNWVETILVQIWYPITVATNSREQKKILAKYLMETAGNLDGLEYKLHDFGYRGVSSQETAGIGASAHLVNFKGTDTVAGIGVIKKFYGTKDPVPGFSVPAAEHSTITAWGKDHEKDAFEHIVKQFPSVPVSIVSDSYDIYNACEKIWGEDLRSLIESRSADAPLVVRPDSGNPLDTVLKVLDILGKKFPPKENSRGYKVLPPYIRVIQGDGVDINTLQEIVEGLKQHRWSIENISFGSGGALLQKLTRDLLNCSFKCSYVVTNGQGVNVFKDPVADPNKRSKKGRLSLHRKPNGHFVTLEEGKGELEEYGEDLLHTVFRNGRIVKTYTFDEVRDNAKLKEYELEKLLN; from the exons GTCACTCATTACAAGCAGTACCCCCCCAACACAAGCAAGGTCTACTCCTACTTTGAGTGTCGTGAGAAGAAGACCGATTCCACCAAGGACAAGAAAGTCAAGTATGACAAAACGGTCTTTTACGGCCTGCAATACATCCTCCACAAATACTTaaaag GAAAGGTGGTCACTCCAGAGAAGATCCAGGAGGCGAAGAAGGTCTACCGGGAGCATTTCCAGGATGACGTCTTTAATGAAAGTGGTTGGAACTACATCCTCCAG GAGTACGATGGCCACCTCCCCATCGAGATCAAGGCAGTGCCTGAGGGCAGTGTGATCCCCCGCGGGAATGTGCTCTTCACGGTGGAGAGCACCGACCCCAAGTGCTACTGGCTCACCAACTGGGTGGAG ACGATCCTGGTTCAGATCTGGTACCCCATCACTGTTGCCACCAACTCCAGGGAGCAGAAGAAGATCCTGGCAAAGTACCTCATGGAGACCGCGGGCAACCTGGACGGTCTGGAGTACAAGCTTCATGACTTTGGCTACAGAGGAGTCTCTTCGCAGGAG ACCGCTGGCATCGGGGCCTCGGCTCACCTGGTGAACTTCAAGGGCACGGACACGGTGGCCGGCATCGGCGTCATTAAGAAGTTCTATGGAACCAAGGACCCTGTGCCTGGGTTCTCTGTACCTGCAGCAGAACACAG CACAATCACAGCCTGGGGGAAGGACCATGAGAAAGATGCTTTTGAACACATAGTGAAGCAGTTTCCCTCCGTGCCCGTGTCCATCGTCAGCGACAGCTACGACATCTATAACGCCTGCGAGAAGATCTGGGGAGAAGATCTTAGGAGCCTCATCGAGTCCCGGAGTGCCGATGCCCCCTTGGTGGTCCGCCCAGACTCAGGAAACCCTCTGGATACTGTGCTGAAG GTTCTTGACATTTTGGGCAAGAAGTTCCCTCCAAAGGAGAACAGCAGGGGCTACAAGGTCTTGCCCCCCTACATCAGGGTGATCCAGGGAGACGGAGTGGACATCAACACCCTGCAAGAG ATCGTGGAGGGGCTGAAGCAGCACCGATGGAGCATCGAGAACATCTCGTTTGGGTCGGGCGGCGCGCTGCTGCAAAAGCTCACCCGGGACCTGCTCAACTGCTCCTTCAAATGCAGCTACGTTGTGACCAACGGACAGGGG GTGAACGTGTTCAAGGACCCCGTGGCAGATCCCAATAAACGATCCAAAAAAGGCCGTTTGTCACTGCACAGAAAACCCAACGGGCACTTTGTCACCCTGGAGGAGGGCaaaggggaactggaggagtaTGGAGAG GACTTGTTACACACCGTCTTCAGGAATGGGAGGATAGTGAAGACTTACACCTTTGATGAGGTCAGAGACAATGCCAAGCTGAAGGAGTACGAGTTGGAGAAGCTGCTCAACTGa